From the genome of Rhizobium binae, one region includes:
- the zwf gene encoding glucose-6-phosphate dehydrogenase codes for MDAAPTPPVTLVIFGATGDLTRRLLMPAIINLTRERLVGEDLHILGIGIEPGDDEFLRGRLDAFLDHLSGGEQTVKDAAWESLRRRISYTSGDFTKDDIFLEIGKRLGPHANAAFYLAVPPSFFGTIVEKLAAHRLTDESDGVFRRVAIEKPFGTDLASAQALNARILAQIDESQVYRLDHFLGKETVQNLMTARFANMMIESLWNSRYIDHVQITATEVVDVGSRGKFYDATGALRDMVPNHLFQLLAMIAMEPPNSFDAEAIRNEKSKVLKALRIYTPEEAKTHGVRGAYTAGPLNGVELPAYRDTKDVSPDSRTETYVALKLYADTWRWAGVPFYLRTGKALTARDTEIVITFQPVPFAQFRETEVNRRLPPNRLVIQVQPDEGMSMEISIKTPGFSVDTTPVSLDFRYADKFDIGKTTGYESLLYDLFIGDQTLFQRADGIEAGWAAVQPFLDIWAKDPNTPEAYRPGSMGPDCADRLIERDGRQWHELGVLLHRNGKDGK; via the coding sequence ATGGACGCAGCCCCCACCCCGCCGGTCACCCTCGTCATCTTCGGCGCCACCGGCGATCTGACCCGCCGGCTGCTGATGCCGGCAATCATCAACCTGACGCGCGAGCGCCTGGTCGGCGAGGATCTCCATATTCTCGGCATCGGCATCGAGCCGGGCGACGACGAATTCCTGCGCGGCCGGCTCGACGCATTCCTCGACCATCTGAGCGGTGGCGAACAGACGGTCAAGGACGCAGCCTGGGAGAGCCTGCGCCGGCGCATAAGCTACACATCGGGTGATTTCACCAAGGACGATATTTTCCTCGAGATCGGCAAACGGCTGGGTCCGCATGCCAATGCCGCCTTCTATCTCGCCGTGCCGCCGTCCTTTTTCGGCACGATCGTCGAAAAACTGGCCGCCCACCGGCTGACCGATGAAAGCGATGGCGTCTTCCGCCGCGTCGCCATTGAGAAGCCGTTCGGCACCGATCTCGCTTCGGCGCAGGCGCTCAATGCCCGTATCCTTGCGCAGATCGACGAAAGTCAGGTCTACCGTCTCGACCATTTCCTCGGCAAGGAGACGGTGCAGAACCTGATGACGGCGCGTTTTGCCAATATGATGATCGAGTCGCTGTGGAACAGCCGCTACATCGACCATGTGCAGATCACCGCCACCGAGGTCGTCGATGTCGGCAGTCGCGGCAAATTCTACGATGCCACGGGCGCGCTGCGCGACATGGTGCCGAACCATCTCTTCCAGTTGCTGGCGATGATCGCCATGGAGCCGCCGAACAGCTTCGACGCCGAAGCGATCCGCAACGAGAAGAGCAAGGTGCTGAAGGCGCTGCGCATCTATACGCCCGAGGAGGCAAAGACCCATGGCGTGCGCGGCGCCTATACGGCCGGGCCGCTCAACGGCGTCGAGCTTCCCGCCTATCGTGATACCAAGGATGTCTCCCCCGACAGCCGGACCGAGACCTATGTGGCGCTGAAGCTCTATGCCGATACCTGGCGCTGGGCCGGCGTGCCCTTCTATTTGAGAACCGGCAAGGCGCTGACCGCGCGCGACACAGAGATCGTCATCACTTTCCAGCCGGTGCCCTTCGCGCAATTCCGCGAGACCGAGGTCAATCGCCGTCTGCCGCCGAACCGGCTGGTGATCCAGGTGCAGCCGGACGAGGGAATGAGCATGGAAATCTCGATCAAGACTCCGGGGTTTTCGGTCGATACCACGCCTGTTTCCCTCGACTTCCGCTATGCCGACAAGTTCGATATCGGCAAGACCACCGGCTATGAATCCCTGCTCTACGACCTCTTCATCGGCGACCAGACATTGTTCCAGCGCGCCGACGGCATCGAGGCCGGCTGGGCGGCGGTACAGCCCTTCCTCGATATCTGGGCAAAGGACCCGAACACCCCCGAAGCTTACAGGCCGGGGAGCATGGGACCTGACTGCGCCGATCGCCTCATTGAGCGCGACGGGCGGCAATGGCATGAACTTGGTGTCCTTCTGCATCGCAACGGCAAAGACGGCAAATAG
- the tam gene encoding trans-aconitate 2-methyltransferase, with amino-acid sequence MAWSAQQYVKFEDERTRPARDLLAQVPLQSLRRAIDLGCGPGNSTELVIERYGADGVSGLDSDVNMLEAARKRLPGTAFVEADLGSWQPTEAADLLFANAVFQWLPDHLDIFDRLMDGLSSGGVLAVQMPDNLGEPSHLAMEETAHAGPWKAAFEEKSVRRQRLAPPSSYYSRLIGKALRVDIWHTIYNHPMADAADIVEWVKGTGLMPYLAHAGEKHREAFLADYLERVERAYPKMSDGRVLLRFPRIFIVAVKG; translated from the coding sequence ATGGCATGGTCCGCCCAGCAATATGTGAAATTCGAGGACGAACGCACACGACCGGCGCGTGATCTTCTGGCGCAGGTGCCGCTGCAGAGCCTTCGCCGCGCCATCGACCTCGGCTGCGGGCCGGGCAATTCGACCGAACTCGTCATCGAGCGTTATGGCGCCGACGGCGTCTCCGGCCTCGACAGCGACGTCAACATGCTGGAGGCGGCCCGCAAGCGGCTTCCCGGCACCGCCTTCGTCGAGGCCGATCTCGGCAGCTGGCAGCCGACGGAGGCCGCCGACCTGCTCTTTGCCAATGCTGTCTTCCAATGGCTGCCCGATCACCTCGACATTTTCGACCGGCTGATGGACGGGCTTTCCTCAGGCGGCGTACTCGCCGTGCAGATGCCCGACAATCTCGGCGAACCCTCACATCTGGCGATGGAGGAGACCGCCCATGCCGGTCCGTGGAAGGCCGCCTTCGAGGAGAAGAGCGTGCGCCGCCAGCGATTGGCCCCGCCCTCGAGCTATTACTCCAGGCTGATCGGCAAGGCTTTACGCGTCGATATCTGGCATACCATCTACAACCACCCGATGGCGGATGCGGCTGATATCGTCGAATGGGTGAAGGGCACCGGCCTGATGCCCTATCTCGCCCATGCCGGCGAAAAGCACCGCGAGGCGTTTCTGGCGGATTATCTGGAGCGGGTCGAAAGGGCCTATCCGAAGATGTCAGACGGGCGGGTGCTGCTGCGGTTTCCGAGGATCTTCATAGTGGCGGTAAAGGGATAG
- a CDS encoding hemolysin family protein has protein sequence MFLEIGIVALLTILNGVLAMSELAVVSSRTARLKVLSDNGSKGAAQAIKLAENPGRFLSTVQIGITLVGVLSGAFSGATLGGRLSGWLEAQGMSSTAADAVGVGSVVVAITYLSLIVGELVPKQIALREPEAVAARVAPAMALLSKIALPLVWLLNASGNLVLKLLGQSGKGGDNVSDEEIKTVLAEAQSAGVIESEESAMISGVMRLADRTARALMTPRRDVEIIDIDDSLEEIRAQLHRTKRSRLPVRKGSSDEVIGILPVKDFYDSMSEHGSADIKALTQDVPVVSDLSTAINVIEAIRKSPVHMVLVFDEYGHFEGIVSSGDILEAIMGALQEGPVDEQAIARRDDGSYLVSGWTPIDEFAEFLNLKLDDDLEYQTVAGLVLEELKHLPELGESFTRDGWRFEVIDLDGRRVDKILVSAE, from the coding sequence GTGTTTCTGGAAATTGGAATTGTGGCGCTTCTCACCATCCTCAATGGTGTGCTCGCCATGTCTGAGCTGGCTGTCGTGTCGTCTCGAACAGCCCGCCTGAAGGTCCTCTCCGACAATGGCAGCAAGGGTGCAGCCCAGGCCATCAAACTTGCCGAAAATCCCGGCCGCTTCCTCTCCACGGTTCAGATCGGCATCACGCTGGTCGGTGTCCTCTCCGGCGCCTTCTCCGGAGCCACGCTCGGCGGCCGCCTGTCGGGATGGCTGGAAGCACAGGGAATGTCGTCGACGGCCGCCGACGCTGTCGGCGTCGGTTCGGTCGTCGTCGCCATCACCTATCTTTCCTTGATCGTCGGCGAACTTGTCCCAAAGCAGATCGCGTTGCGAGAACCCGAAGCCGTCGCTGCGAGGGTCGCGCCGGCCATGGCGCTGCTTTCCAAAATTGCGCTGCCGCTCGTCTGGCTTCTGAACGCCTCCGGGAACCTCGTGCTCAAGCTGCTTGGTCAATCAGGAAAAGGCGGCGACAATGTCTCCGATGAAGAGATCAAAACCGTTCTCGCCGAGGCGCAGTCGGCCGGCGTGATCGAAAGCGAAGAGTCGGCGATGATATCAGGCGTCATGCGGCTGGCCGACCGCACTGCCCGGGCGCTGATGACGCCGCGGCGCGACGTCGAAATTATCGATATCGACGACAGCCTTGAAGAAATCCGGGCGCAGCTTCACCGGACCAAACGGTCGCGGCTGCCCGTTCGCAAAGGCAGTTCCGACGAGGTGATCGGCATCCTGCCGGTCAAGGATTTTTACGATTCGATGTCGGAACATGGCAGCGCCGATATCAAGGCTTTGACGCAGGATGTTCCTGTCGTTTCAGACCTTTCGACCGCCATAAACGTCATTGAAGCCATCCGGAAATCGCCGGTCCACATGGTGCTGGTCTTTGACGAGTACGGCCATTTCGAGGGCATTGTTTCGTCAGGAGACATTCTGGAAGCGATCATGGGCGCTCTCCAGGAGGGACCGGTCGACGAGCAGGCCATCGCCCGCCGCGACGACGGCTCCTACCTGGTGTCGGGCTGGACGCCGATCGACGAATTCGCCGAATTCCTGAATCTCAAGCTCGACGACGATCTCGAATATCAGACTGTCGCCGGTCTGGTTCTGGAAGAGCTGAAACATCTGCCGGAACTAGGTGAGAGCTTCACCAGAGACGGATGGCGCTTCGAAGTCATCGATCTCGACGGCAGGCGCGTCGACAAGATACTTGTCTCTGCGGAGTGA
- a CDS encoding TetR/AcrR family transcriptional regulator, translating to MTKDISITDQRPYHHGDLHRAIVEAALDVLSESQSTEFSLRELARRAGVSHNAPYKHFADKRELLAAVSAVGFELLAKRMADATKELDSPRERLAAIARAYVCGGVDNPALYRLMFGGYLGGQDNGRPAIERTAAYRMKAVVVEAICDGALGRLIPNNAANARTIDGAILIFWSQMHGLTLLLVDSLVGPSGKIEDLSEGVFQGMLNGLANCIPEVPDGVWVGPPPAE from the coding sequence ATGACCAAAGACATTTCCATCACAGACCAGCGCCCCTACCACCACGGCGACCTGCACAGGGCGATCGTCGAGGCCGCGCTCGACGTCCTCAGCGAGTCTCAAAGCACGGAATTTTCGCTGCGCGAGCTCGCCCGACGCGCGGGCGTCAGTCACAATGCCCCGTACAAACACTTCGCCGATAAGCGCGAATTGCTGGCCGCCGTCTCGGCGGTCGGATTTGAGCTCCTTGCAAAGCGGATGGCAGATGCGACGAAGGAACTCGACAGTCCGCGCGAGCGACTGGCGGCTATCGCACGCGCTTACGTTTGCGGCGGCGTCGACAATCCAGCGCTCTACAGATTGATGTTCGGCGGCTACCTTGGTGGCCAGGACAATGGGCGCCCTGCGATCGAAAGAACGGCGGCCTACCGCATGAAAGCCGTTGTCGTAGAGGCGATATGCGACGGTGCTCTCGGACGCCTCATTCCCAACAATGCGGCAAACGCGCGCACGATCGATGGGGCCATTCTAATATTCTGGTCGCAAATGCATGGCCTGACTTTGCTGCTGGTAGACAGCCTCGTCGGTCCCAGCGGCAAGATTGAGGATCTGAGCGAGGGCGTGTTTCAAGGCATGCTCAACGGCTTGGCAAATTGTATCCCGGAAGTGCCAGACGGCGTGTGGGTGGGGCCTCCGCCTGCCGAATAG
- a CDS encoding DUF2092 domain-containing protein, protein MEVCNGLRRPLTKVRRPEVATNRFVDGAGARGVIAMLRSVVQTAAFGVLVGFSTLPTARADEPAPSFKPEISDEAATAVSQMGKTLHARDLSITARTVSVYLDEFGQPLHIFHTMKIAARRPDRIAVEFIGDDGRHDLFYDGKAASVLFPDRKEYMTIPASGDISSALDEIADKLDFDFPLGVLFAGSPDDVLLGDAMAARQVGTATVDGIECRHLLFSQKSGIDVELWVEKNDAAKPHRLVVTYPLLQGQPSFVAEFTSWTTQPPLSDSEFTFEPPADAKKIDPTPAVASGSEGSR, encoded by the coding sequence ATGGAAGTCTGTAATGGTTTGCGCCGACCCTTGACGAAGGTCCGCCGACCTGAGGTGGCTACGAACCGCTTTGTCGATGGCGCGGGCGCCCGTGGAGTGATTGCGATGCTGCGGAGTGTCGTTCAGACGGCCGCATTCGGCGTTCTTGTGGGATTCTCCACACTGCCGACAGCCCGAGCGGATGAACCGGCACCTTCGTTCAAGCCGGAGATCAGTGACGAGGCGGCGACGGCCGTCTCGCAGATGGGAAAGACTCTGCATGCCAGGGACCTGTCGATCACGGCAAGGACGGTCAGCGTCTATCTGGATGAATTCGGACAGCCGCTTCACATCTTCCATACGATGAAAATCGCCGCCCGCCGGCCCGATCGGATCGCCGTCGAGTTTATCGGCGATGACGGCAGACACGATCTATTCTACGACGGCAAGGCGGCCTCGGTCTTGTTTCCCGATAGAAAGGAATACATGACGATCCCGGCGTCGGGCGACATATCCTCCGCGCTCGACGAGATCGCCGACAAGCTGGACTTCGATTTTCCGCTCGGCGTCCTTTTTGCAGGCTCACCGGACGATGTTCTGCTGGGCGATGCCATGGCGGCCCGGCAGGTGGGCACGGCTACCGTCGACGGGATCGAGTGCCGTCATCTGCTCTTCTCACAGAAGTCCGGCATCGATGTGGAGTTGTGGGTCGAGAAGAATGACGCGGCGAAGCCCCATCGTCTGGTCGTCACCTACCCGTTGTTGCAAGGCCAACCAAGCTTCGTTGCAGAGTTCACCAGTTGGACGACGCAGCCCCCTCTGTCCGACTCCGAATTCACCTTTGAACCTCCGGCCGATGCGAAAAAGATTGATCCGACACCAGCCGTCGCGTCGGGATCGGAAGGGAGCCGGTGA
- a CDS encoding TetR/AcrR family transcriptional regulator, with translation MEAAFEEFAAKGYAATRVEDVAARLGITKGTIYFYFATKEVLFREMFRHDSTSSADLSTAIANLRGSCADRIRDLLLIAYENTANNRKTRELLRLSIAEGTRFPELVDCLHGQFIAPTLAALTALVEQGVTSGEFIQEAAADMPGVLASSIFQVTVWRLMFADRKRIDGRALMEAHIDLVMNGALQHSGRAA, from the coding sequence TTGGAGGCCGCATTCGAGGAGTTTGCGGCAAAAGGTTATGCGGCGACGCGGGTCGAAGACGTCGCAGCCCGACTGGGGATAACAAAGGGAACGATCTACTTCTATTTCGCGACCAAGGAAGTTCTTTTCCGGGAAATGTTTCGCCACGACTCGACGTCATCCGCTGATCTGTCGACCGCCATCGCCAACCTTCGGGGATCCTGCGCCGACCGGATCCGCGACCTGCTGCTTATCGCTTATGAGAACACGGCCAACAACCGAAAGACGCGAGAACTCCTGCGCTTGTCCATCGCCGAAGGAACTCGTTTTCCCGAACTGGTCGATTGCCTTCATGGGCAATTCATCGCACCGACGCTTGCAGCCCTTACTGCCTTGGTCGAGCAAGGCGTGACATCCGGAGAATTTATACAGGAGGCGGCGGCCGACATGCCGGGCGTGCTCGCGAGTTCGATTTTTCAGGTTACCGTCTGGCGGCTGATGTTTGCGGATCGAAAGCGGATCGACGGCAGGGCGCTTATGGAGGCGCACATCGACCTCGTTATGAACGGGGCTCTGCAACATTCGGGACGAGCCGCGTGA
- a CDS encoding efflux RND transporter periplasmic adaptor subunit: MQSFRLLGIGLACAVLAACDEKAEVAPPPQQVRAVSAADAQYQPGAEITGEVKARVQTELSFRVSGRVLERKVDVGSHVHAGDVLARLNDTEQQADVSVARAALESAQAVLAQKTLAFDRASSLLQSQAVPRAIFDDAQKELLSAQASLEAAEAALATAKDALSYTELRAAADGIITARSIEAGQVVSAAQPAFTIAHDGPRDAVFDVFEAFFLDGRPLNDVLVAPVSDPTRDVHTNIREVSPVIDAKTGTIRIKVGLQENTSWPLGTPVVAKLRTAPRDGIVLPYTAIASADGEPAVWLVNTQNHTVSLRKISVGRYRQSDFIVTSGVAPQDLVVTEGGKFLKEGQAVAWEGK; the protein is encoded by the coding sequence ATGCAGTCCTTTCGATTGCTGGGAATTGGTCTCGCCTGCGCAGTTCTGGCTGCCTGCGACGAAAAAGCAGAAGTGGCTCCGCCGCCGCAGCAGGTTCGCGCCGTCTCGGCCGCGGACGCGCAGTATCAACCCGGTGCGGAGATCACCGGCGAGGTGAAGGCAAGGGTCCAGACCGAACTTTCCTTTCGCGTCAGCGGTAGGGTTCTCGAGAGAAAGGTCGATGTCGGGTCGCATGTCCACGCCGGCGATGTCCTGGCCCGGCTGAACGACACGGAGCAACAGGCCGACGTCAGTGTCGCCCGCGCAGCACTGGAGTCGGCGCAGGCGGTCCTCGCGCAAAAGACGCTCGCCTTCGACCGGGCGTCGTCGCTTCTGCAGTCACAGGCGGTTCCGCGGGCGATCTTTGACGATGCCCAGAAAGAGCTTCTGAGCGCGCAGGCTTCCCTCGAGGCCGCCGAGGCCGCGCTCGCGACCGCGAAGGACGCGCTGTCCTACACAGAGTTGAGAGCGGCCGCTGACGGCATCATCACGGCGCGCAGCATTGAAGCGGGGCAGGTCGTCTCAGCGGCGCAACCGGCCTTCACGATCGCCCACGACGGGCCAAGAGATGCGGTGTTTGATGTCTTTGAAGCATTCTTTCTGGACGGCCGTCCTTTGAACGACGTCCTCGTCGCACCGGTTTCGGACCCCACGCGAGACGTCCACACCAACATCCGCGAGGTTTCGCCGGTCATAGACGCAAAAACAGGCACCATCCGGATCAAGGTGGGGCTTCAGGAGAACACGTCATGGCCGCTTGGAACGCCCGTCGTGGCCAAGCTGCGCACCGCGCCGCGCGACGGAATCGTGCTGCCTTACACCGCGATCGCATCGGCCGACGGCGAACCCGCCGTCTGGCTCGTCAACACCCAAAACCATACCGTTTCGCTCCGCAAGATTTCCGTCGGCCGATACCGCCAGAGCGATTTCATCGTGACCAGCGGCGTCGCCCCTCAAGACCTGGTTGTCACCGAAGGCGGAAAATTTCTCAAGGAAGGCCAGGCAGTCGCCTGGGAAGGCAAGTGA
- a CDS encoding efflux RND transporter periplasmic adaptor subunit: MTLNRICTALPLLLSLSPLAGCDQNSVAAEETAPRPVKVVMATAERDKAASSPGVVRARIETDLAFRTLGRMVSRKVDVGDLVHKGDLLAEIDPLSLQLAVDGAEADLRNAQALLENAETTEIRKRKLVQSSAASMADHDLAVQQLKSAVANVAKATASLAKAREQLGYAELRAEFDGVVTATSAEIGQTVSAGQPVLKLARLEQRDVVVDVPEAQFSRVRLNDRFNVALQLDSTIQAVGVVREIAPQADPNTRTYRLKIGIDQAPDIFRLGAVVTATPLVGEGKQAITLPLSAIRHEGGTSQVWVVDRATSQVVLRPVELDGPASAPRSVLVQAGLQEGEEIVVAGVEELTDGQKVKLGQEPRP; this comes from the coding sequence ATGACACTCAATCGCATATGCACCGCTCTCCCGCTTCTTCTGTCGCTATCGCCGCTTGCAGGCTGCGATCAGAACTCCGTCGCAGCGGAGGAGACGGCTCCCCGTCCTGTCAAGGTCGTCATGGCAACGGCCGAACGGGACAAAGCGGCAAGCTCGCCCGGCGTGGTGCGGGCCCGCATCGAGACCGACCTGGCTTTTCGCACGCTCGGGCGAATGGTCTCTCGCAAGGTCGATGTCGGCGACCTGGTCCACAAGGGTGATCTCCTCGCCGAGATCGATCCCCTCAGTCTTCAACTCGCAGTTGACGGCGCCGAAGCCGACCTCCGCAACGCCCAGGCGCTGTTGGAGAACGCCGAGACGACCGAAATACGCAAGCGAAAGCTCGTGCAGAGCAGTGCGGCAAGCATGGCGGATCATGATCTCGCCGTACAGCAACTCAAATCGGCTGTCGCCAATGTCGCGAAAGCGACGGCCAGCCTTGCGAAGGCGCGCGAGCAACTGGGCTACGCCGAACTGAGAGCCGAATTCGACGGCGTCGTGACCGCCACCTCCGCGGAAATAGGCCAGACCGTCTCGGCCGGCCAACCAGTCTTGAAACTGGCGCGCCTCGAGCAGCGCGACGTGGTCGTCGATGTGCCGGAAGCGCAGTTCAGTCGCGTTCGCCTGAACGACCGCTTCAACGTCGCCCTCCAGCTCGACAGCACGATCCAGGCCGTTGGCGTGGTCCGCGAGATCGCGCCGCAGGCCGATCCGAACACCCGCACCTATCGGCTGAAGATCGGCATCGATCAGGCGCCGGACATCTTCCGCCTTGGCGCCGTGGTCACTGCGACGCCGCTTGTCGGAGAAGGGAAGCAGGCGATCACGTTGCCGCTCTCAGCCATTCGCCATGAAGGCGGTACCAGCCAGGTATGGGTGGTAGATCGCGCCACGTCCCAGGTCGTCCTGAGGCCGGTTGAACTCGACGGCCCGGCGTCCGCCCCCCGTTCCGTCCTGGTTCAAGCAGGCCTGCAGGAAGGCGAAGAGATTGTCGTTGCCGGAGTCGAAGAACTCACCGATGGACAGAAAGTGAAACTCGGACAGGAGCCGCGCCCGTGA